A window of Streptomyces caniferus contains these coding sequences:
- a CDS encoding type VII secretion protein EccB: MASRRDELNAYSFARKRTNAAFLKPLPNGSIESAPKPLKAVVPSVVVGVLMLVGFGACGILKPVAPQGWDEVGKNVIVGDESTTRYVVLKSKDGKGQKLLHPILNLASARLLIDPKFQVVKVKESELDGKIPHGPALGIPYAPDRLPSPEDADKPKTWAVCNRPGTGTNSKPQQAVFVLAGKDKKLVEDKNKLDIHQALYVEDPQGKKWLVDSHGMAFGFNSTRMGWTGNRAEGDAVLRRIIFGANAEPQKVSKQFMDTLLTLPDQLSISMPQVEQAGTATNAPKVPEKGRTVGSILEDSDGQKYVVEKDGVEQVSKFVAKLLEEGANAKKLHSDGSPIVPVPIAASSIDPKRDDANNPTTFLGKTFGDVDSPWPTETLSPANDFAHGSQTGGLVTPTANGVSCSVYKGTNSKYPGGEEKQLGYPNGVPDMQTWVGKDYPAKMASGSSSYVTPGSGLLYTEVPTPQAKSGSLFLATDTGLRYSIPRNNDSASKAGSDKEELDQSRLHLGYGGTHPPLILKAWSSLLSEGPSLDINSAKKPQSS, from the coding sequence ATGGCATCACGCCGGGACGAGCTGAATGCGTATTCGTTCGCTCGAAAGCGCACGAATGCGGCATTTCTGAAGCCGCTGCCGAACGGTTCGATCGAGAGTGCTCCCAAGCCGCTCAAGGCGGTGGTGCCGAGTGTCGTCGTGGGTGTCCTGATGCTCGTGGGATTCGGTGCTTGTGGCATTCTCAAGCCGGTTGCGCCGCAGGGGTGGGACGAGGTCGGCAAGAATGTCATCGTCGGGGACGAATCCACCACGCGTTATGTCGTTCTGAAAAGCAAGGACGGCAAAGGGCAGAAACTGCTGCACCCCATCCTGAACCTCGCCTCCGCCCGGCTTCTTATCGACCCGAAGTTCCAAGTCGTCAAGGTCAAGGAATCCGAGCTGGACGGAAAGATTCCGCACGGGCCCGCCCTCGGCATTCCGTATGCGCCCGACCGCCTGCCCAGCCCCGAGGACGCCGACAAGCCGAAGACCTGGGCAGTGTGCAACCGTCCCGGCACCGGCACCAACTCCAAGCCCCAGCAGGCCGTTTTCGTGCTGGCCGGCAAGGACAAGAAGCTGGTCGAGGACAAGAACAAGCTCGACATTCACCAAGCGCTGTACGTCGAGGACCCGCAGGGCAAGAAGTGGCTGGTCGACAGCCACGGCATGGCCTTCGGGTTCAACTCCACCCGCATGGGGTGGACCGGCAACAGGGCGGAGGGCGACGCCGTCCTGCGGCGCATCATCTTCGGCGCCAACGCCGAGCCGCAGAAGGTGTCGAAGCAGTTCATGGACACCCTCCTCACCCTCCCGGACCAGCTCTCCATCAGCATGCCCCAGGTCGAGCAGGCGGGCACGGCGACCAACGCCCCGAAGGTCCCGGAGAAGGGCAGGACCGTCGGCTCGATCCTCGAGGACAGCGACGGCCAGAAGTACGTCGTCGAGAAGGACGGCGTCGAGCAGGTGTCGAAGTTCGTCGCCAAGCTCCTGGAGGAGGGCGCGAACGCGAAGAAGCTGCATTCCGACGGTTCGCCGATCGTCCCCGTGCCCATCGCCGCCAGCAGCATCGATCCGAAGCGGGACGACGCGAACAACCCGACCACGTTCCTGGGGAAGACGTTCGGCGACGTCGATTCGCCCTGGCCGACCGAGACCCTCTCCCCGGCCAACGACTTCGCCCACGGCTCCCAGACCGGCGGTCTGGTCACCCCCACGGCCAACGGCGTCTCGTGCAGCGTCTACAAGGGCACCAACAGCAAGTACCCGGGCGGCGAGGAGAAGCAGCTCGGCTACCCGAACGGTGTGCCGGACATGCAGACCTGGGTCGGCAAGGACTACCCGGCCAAGATGGCCAGCGGCTCCAGCTCGTACGTCACCCCCGGCAGTGGCCTGCTGTACACGGAGGTGCCCACTCCCCAGGCGAAGAGCGGCAGCCTCTTCCTGGCCACCGACACGGGGCTGCGCTACTCCATTCCCCGGAACAACGACAGCGCGAGCAAGGCCGGCAGCGACAAGGAAGAACTGGACCAGTCGAGGCTGCACCTCGGCTACGGGGGAACGCACCCCCCGCTGATTCTGAAGGCCTGGTCCAGCCTGCTCTCCGAGGGCCCGTCGCTCGACATCAACAGCGCCAAGAAGCCGCAGTCGTCCTGA
- the eccE gene encoding type VII secretion protein EccE, producing the protein MAPRLRQQAGTIGGVRVQQLAIIELAAALVLVGWTIHPAALTAAIVIAALLVVFALGRRRRIPLPEWITTVRAMKRRGKDGVAALAATQGVDPAFAPVVECEPALQTYEFTTEADQRAIGFVGDGTFLTALVQVDARDEPLRPQRGSHMLPLDVLHTALDIEDIHLESVQFVQYTQPAPAPHLPEQAVAARSYAPLQAQSQTPALQLTWIALKLDPELCSEAIEARGGGMEGAKRSLLRAADQLVSRLTAHGVRAKVLAEREVVAAIGTAVCVSPRAANGAMGRDGRAARRTQETTRAVRCDDRWHTTYWIGRWPQLGEGGAPLAAVTQLLTSTRAMASTFTLTATHGSGRAPAISGYVRLSTRSENELSAAQSELERRSGSAKVGLVRLDREQLPGLLATLPLGGTR; encoded by the coding sequence GTGGCACCGCGGCTGCGCCAACAGGCCGGAACCATCGGCGGGGTGCGCGTCCAGCAGCTGGCCATCATCGAACTCGCCGCCGCGCTGGTGCTGGTGGGCTGGACGATCCACCCGGCCGCGCTGACCGCGGCCATCGTGATCGCGGCCCTTCTGGTCGTTTTCGCACTCGGCCGGCGGCGGAGGATTCCGCTGCCGGAGTGGATCACGACCGTGCGCGCCATGAAGCGTCGCGGCAAGGACGGCGTGGCCGCGCTCGCCGCCACGCAGGGCGTGGACCCCGCGTTCGCGCCGGTGGTGGAGTGCGAACCAGCGCTGCAGACCTACGAGTTCACCACCGAGGCGGACCAGCGCGCCATCGGGTTCGTCGGCGACGGGACCTTCCTGACGGCCCTCGTCCAGGTGGACGCCCGTGACGAGCCGCTGCGGCCGCAGCGCGGCAGCCACATGCTGCCGCTCGATGTGCTCCACACCGCGCTCGACATCGAGGACATCCACCTCGAATCGGTGCAGTTCGTCCAGTACACCCAGCCCGCGCCGGCCCCGCATCTGCCCGAACAGGCCGTCGCGGCCCGTTCGTACGCGCCGCTGCAGGCCCAGTCGCAGACGCCGGCACTGCAGCTGACGTGGATCGCGCTCAAGCTCGACCCCGAGCTGTGCTCGGAGGCGATCGAGGCCCGCGGCGGCGGGATGGAGGGCGCCAAGCGTTCGCTGCTGCGCGCCGCCGACCAGCTCGTCAGCCGGCTGACCGCGCACGGCGTCCGCGCCAAGGTGCTCGCCGAGCGCGAGGTCGTGGCCGCGATCGGTACCGCGGTGTGCGTCAGCCCGCGGGCCGCCAACGGGGCGATGGGGCGCGACGGCCGCGCGGCCCGCCGCACCCAGGAGACGACCCGGGCCGTGCGCTGCGACGACCGCTGGCACACCACGTACTGGATCGGCCGGTGGCCCCAACTGGGCGAGGGCGGTGCCCCGTTGGCGGCCGTCACCCAGCTGCTGACCAGCACCAGGGCGATGGCCAGCACCTTCACGCTGACGGCCACGCACGGCAGCGGCCGCGCCCCGGCCATCTCGGGCTACGTCCGTCTTTCCACCCGCAGTGAGAACGAACTCTCCGCCGCCCAGAGCGAGTTGGAGCGCCGTTCCGGTTCCGCGAAGGTCGGCCTCGTACGGCTCGACCGGGAACAGCTGCCCGGCCTGCTGGCCACGCTTCCCCTCGGAGGTACCCGCTGA
- a CDS encoding SCO5717 family growth-regulating ATPase, with the protein MNEQEAFRPDGNDPDDDQSEFDLTGEFKIDFAAPAWYASNDTSGGGTSAASPATPPAPSPTPPPLGAPSPLGPPTGQPLPGPAQGAPGIPHQDTSGMPQQGAPTAPPPVEAAPPGFPTLRPQDAGNDAPAAATPVPDATAEAAPTANDGADAGNRRSGTGVDPSASLWDDDDDAGAETTSASESEAAPAVSPEATEAPQPDAVVAPHATESGTPAPEAAVPTQPAPEATAQGAQPAPAQPQPQPQPQQAGPQQGVPHQGMPQQGVPQQTTPQGVPQQGVPQQGAPWGAAAEGQQQGVPGQGTLPPLPAEFQPADPRMAQAQAQAAQQPQQGQHGQHGQQQAPAQQQQQAQQPQAGYPQGQPAQQGGYPQQQQGAPGQQQQPAYGYPQPAYGYPQQSQQQPHAAAQQSAYGYPQTGAQGYPQQGQHPQQAQAAYGQQQAAAQQAAQAQAAQAQAAQAQAAQAQQAQQAQQHAQQAQQAQQAQQAQQAQQAQYQPLPGQQAGDPNAAANYASYSQPGQQQPQRAAPGAPLGYSAAVELTSDRLLRNQPKKRKPGANAQPSKFKLGAKKEEAERQRKLELIRTPVMSCYRIAVISLKGGVGKTTTTTALGSTLASERQDKILAIDANPDAGTLGRRVRRETGATIRDLVGAIPHLHSYMDIRRFTSQAPSGLEILANDVDPAVSTTFNDEDYRRAIDILGKQYPIILTDSGTGLLYSAMRGVLDLADQLIIISTPSVDGASSASTTLDWLSAHGYADLVQRGITVISGVRETGKMIKIDDIVSHFETRCRGVVVVPFDEHLAAGAEVDLDMMRPKTREAYFNLSALVAEDFARAQQAAGMYPQQQMGGDPYAQQQYAQQGQQGQHQQAQPQAQPQAQPPQQGQPPAGYPPQQGGWTQQPGQPPAHWQQQQPAPDAPQPEHPGLAPGWQQQPPPQ; encoded by the coding sequence GTGAACGAGCAGGAGGCTTTCCGTCCGGACGGAAACGATCCTGACGACGACCAGTCCGAGTTCGACCTGACCGGTGAGTTCAAGATCGATTTCGCCGCACCGGCCTGGTACGCGAGCAACGACACCAGTGGTGGGGGCACGAGTGCCGCCTCCCCCGCGACTCCTCCTGCGCCTTCGCCCACCCCTCCGCCCCTCGGGGCCCCGTCCCCGCTCGGGCCGCCCACCGGCCAGCCGCTGCCCGGCCCCGCCCAGGGTGCGCCCGGCATCCCGCACCAGGACACGTCCGGGATGCCGCAGCAGGGTGCGCCGACGGCGCCGCCGCCCGTAGAGGCCGCACCGCCGGGCTTCCCGACGCTGCGCCCGCAGGACGCCGGCAACGACGCACCCGCCGCCGCGACGCCGGTGCCGGATGCGACCGCGGAGGCCGCGCCGACCGCGAACGACGGTGCGGACGCCGGAAATCGGCGCTCGGGCACGGGTGTCGACCCGTCGGCTTCCCTCTGGGACGACGACGATGACGCCGGAGCGGAGACGACCAGCGCGTCCGAGTCCGAGGCCGCGCCCGCGGTTTCGCCGGAGGCCACGGAGGCGCCGCAGCCGGATGCCGTCGTGGCACCGCACGCCACCGAGAGCGGAACTCCGGCCCCCGAGGCCGCTGTCCCCACCCAGCCCGCCCCCGAGGCGACGGCGCAGGGCGCACAGCCCGCACCGGCCCAGCCGCAGCCGCAGCCGCAGCCGCAACAGGCCGGTCCCCAGCAGGGTGTGCCGCACCAGGGGATGCCGCAGCAGGGCGTTCCCCAGCAGACGACTCCGCAGGGCGTCCCCCAACAGGGAGTCCCGCAGCAGGGTGCTCCTTGGGGCGCCGCGGCCGAGGGTCAGCAGCAGGGTGTGCCCGGGCAGGGCACCCTGCCGCCGCTGCCGGCGGAGTTCCAGCCGGCGGACCCGCGCATGGCGCAGGCACAGGCTCAGGCCGCTCAACAGCCCCAGCAGGGCCAGCATGGCCAGCATGGCCAGCAGCAGGCGCCGGCCCAGCAGCAACAGCAGGCGCAGCAGCCGCAGGCGGGCTATCCGCAGGGGCAGCCCGCTCAGCAGGGTGGCTACCCGCAACAGCAGCAGGGCGCTCCGGGGCAGCAGCAACAGCCCGCGTACGGCTATCCGCAGCCCGCCTACGGCTACCCCCAGCAGAGCCAGCAGCAGCCGCACGCGGCCGCGCAGCAGTCGGCCTACGGCTATCCGCAGACCGGTGCCCAGGGCTACCCGCAGCAGGGCCAGCACCCCCAGCAGGCGCAGGCCGCCTACGGCCAGCAGCAGGCCGCCGCACAGCAGGCGGCTCAGGCCCAGGCAGCGCAGGCTCAGGCGGCACAGGCCCAAGCAGCACAGGCTCAACAAGCCCAGCAGGCGCAGCAGCACGCCCAGCAGGCACAGCAAGCTCAACAGGCCCAGCAGGCCCAGCAGGCCCAGCAGGCCCAGTACCAGCCGCTCCCCGGCCAGCAGGCCGGCGACCCGAACGCGGCGGCGAACTACGCGTCGTACTCGCAGCCGGGTCAGCAGCAGCCGCAGCGGGCCGCTCCCGGCGCGCCGCTCGGCTACAGCGCCGCGGTGGAGCTGACCTCCGACCGGCTGCTGCGCAACCAGCCCAAGAAGCGCAAGCCCGGCGCCAATGCCCAGCCGTCCAAGTTCAAGCTGGGTGCGAAGAAGGAGGAGGCGGAGCGCCAGCGCAAGCTGGAGCTGATCCGTACGCCGGTGATGTCCTGCTACCGGATCGCGGTGATCAGCCTCAAGGGTGGTGTCGGCAAGACCACCACGACCACCGCGCTGGGTTCCACCCTCGCGTCCGAGCGGCAGGACAAGATCCTGGCGATCGACGCCAACCCGGACGCCGGCACGCTCGGCCGACGGGTGCGGCGCGAGACCGGTGCGACCATCCGTGACCTGGTGGGTGCGATCCCGCATCTGCACAGCTACATGGACATCCGCCGGTTCACCTCGCAGGCCCCGTCGGGCCTGGAGATCCTCGCCAACGACGTGGACCCCGCGGTCTCCACCACGTTCAACGACGAGGACTACCGCCGGGCGATCGACATCCTCGGCAAGCAGTACCCGATCATCCTCACCGACTCGGGTACCGGTCTGCTCTACAGCGCGATGCGCGGAGTCCTCGACCTCGCCGACCAGTTGATCATCATCTCCACCCCGTCCGTGGACGGTGCGAGCAGTGCGAGCACCACCCTGGACTGGCTGTCCGCGCACGGCTATGCCGACCTGGTGCAGCGTGGCATCACGGTCATCTCGGGTGTCCGCGAGACCGGCAAGATGATCAAGATCGATGACATCGTGTCGCACTTCGAGACCCGCTGCCGCGGCGTCGTGGTCGTCCCCTTCGACGAGCATCTCGCCGCCGGTGCCGAGGTCGACCTGGACATGATGCGGCCCAAGACCCGCGAGGCGTACTTCAACCTCTCCGCCCTGGTGGCCGAGGACTTCGCGCGGGCGCAGCAGGCGGCGGGGATGTACCCGCAGCAGCAGATGGGCGGCGACCCGTACGCCCAGCAGCAGTACGCCCAACAGGGCCAGCAGGGCCAGCACCAGCAGGCACAGCCCCAGGCACAGCCCCAGGCGCAGCCGCCGCAGCAGGGCCAGCCGCCGGCCGGGTACCCGCCGCAGCAGGGCGGCTGGACCCAGCAGCCCGGTCAGCCGCCGGCCCACTGGCAGCAGCAACAGCCCGCTCCGGACGCACCACAGCCGGAACACCCGGGCCTGGCACCGGGGTGGCAGCAGCAGCCGCCTCCGCAGTGA
- a CDS encoding bifunctional riboflavin kinase/FAD synthetase: MQRWRGLEDIPEGWGRSVVTIGSYDGVHRGHQLIIGKAVARARELGIPAVVVTFDPHPSEVVRPGTHPPLLAPHHRRAELMAGLGVDAVLILPFTKEFSKLAPADFVVKVLVDKLHAQVVVEGPNFRFGHKATGNVETLAELGTTYDYTVEVIDLYERGTAGGGEPFSSTLTRRLVAEGDVAGAMEVLGRPHRVEGVVVRGAQRGRELGFPTANVETLPHTAIPADGVYAGLLQVEGEAMPAAISVGTNPQFDGKARTVEAYAIDRVGLDLYGLHVGVDFVAYLRGQEKFDTLDALLERMAVDVKLARGLIADAGRFA; this comes from the coding sequence GTGCAGCGCTGGCGTGGCTTGGAGGACATCCCCGAGGGCTGGGGACGCAGCGTCGTCACCATCGGCTCGTACGACGGAGTGCACCGCGGCCACCAATTGATCATCGGCAAGGCCGTCGCGCGCGCCCGTGAGCTGGGGATCCCCGCGGTGGTCGTCACCTTCGACCCGCACCCGAGCGAGGTCGTGCGGCCCGGCACCCACCCGCCGCTGCTGGCGCCCCACCACCGGCGTGCGGAGCTGATGGCCGGACTGGGGGTGGACGCGGTGCTGATCCTCCCGTTCACCAAGGAGTTCTCGAAGCTGGCACCGGCCGATTTCGTGGTCAAGGTACTGGTCGACAAGCTGCACGCCCAGGTCGTCGTCGAGGGCCCCAACTTCCGTTTCGGGCACAAGGCCACCGGCAATGTCGAGACCCTCGCGGAGCTCGGGACCACCTACGACTACACCGTGGAGGTCATCGACCTCTACGAGCGCGGGACGGCGGGCGGCGGCGAGCCGTTCTCCTCCACGCTCACCCGCCGGCTGGTCGCCGAGGGCGATGTGGCCGGTGCGATGGAGGTCCTCGGACGGCCGCACCGGGTCGAGGGCGTCGTCGTACGCGGTGCGCAGCGCGGCCGCGAACTGGGCTTCCCGACGGCCAATGTGGAGACCCTGCCGCACACCGCGATCCCGGCCGACGGCGTCTACGCGGGCCTGCTGCAGGTCGAGGGCGAGGCGATGCCGGCGGCCATCTCGGTCGGCACCAACCCGCAGTTCGACGGCAAGGCACGCACCGTCGAGGCGTACGCCATCGACCGGGTCGGCCTGGACCTGTACGGCCTGCACGTCGGCGTGGACTTCGTCGCCTACCTCCGCGGCCAGGAGAAGTTCGACACGCTCGACGCGTTGCTGGAGCGGATGGCGGTCGATGTGAAGCTGGCCCGCGGGCTGATCGCGGACGCGGGCCGGTTCGCGTAA